The following coding sequences are from one Salvia hispanica cultivar TCC Black 2014 chromosome 3, UniMelb_Shisp_WGS_1.0, whole genome shotgun sequence window:
- the LOC125213507 gene encoding importin subunit alpha-like, which translates to MSLRPNARTEVRRNRYKVAVDADEGRRRREDNMVEIRKNKREENLQKKRREGLQPQQFQPAVTVPQLDKKLESLPAMIAGIWSNDAALQLEATTQFRKLLSIERNPPIEEVIKSGVVPRFVEFLVRDDYPQLQFEAAWALTNIASGTSDNTKVVIDHNAVPIFVKLLSSPSDDVREQAVWALGNVAGDSPKCRDLVLGYGALAPLLAQFTDQAKLSMLRNATWTLSNFCRGKPQPHFDQVKPALPALTHLIHTTDEEVLTDACWALSYLSDGTNDKIQAVIDSGVCPRLVELLLHPSPSVLIPALRTVGNIVTGDDLQTQVIIENRALQCLLNLLKQNFKKSIKKEACWTISNITAGNRDQIQAVIEAGLIAPLVVLLQTAEFEIKKEAAWAISNATSGGTHDQIKFLVQAGCIKPLCDLLLCPDPRIVTVCLEGLENILKVGEAEKNQGNSRDVNVFAQMIDDAEGLEKIENLQSHDNNEIYEKAVKILETYWLEEDDEQIGSGDAAQEGFNFGGGDIPVPSGGFKFG; encoded by the exons ATGTCGTTGAGGCCGAACGCGAGGACCGAGGTCCGCCGGAATCGGTACAAGGTAGCGGTGGACGCGGATGaaggccgccgccgccgagaGGATAACATGGTGGAGATCCGGAAGAATAAGAGGGAGGAGAACCTGCAGAAGAAGCGGCGCGAGGGGCTTCAACCGCAGCAATTCCAGCCCGCAGTCACTGTTCCTCAGCTCGATAAGAAG TTGGAAAGCCTTCCAGCAATGATTGCTGGGATTTGGTCGAATGATGCTGCTCTGCAACTTGAAGCCACAACTCAATTCCGCAAGCTTCTTTCGATAG AGCGGAATCCACCAATTGAGGAAGTAATAAAATCTGGAGTAGTTCCCCGCTTTGTGGAGTTTCTTGTCAGAGATGATTATCCTCAGCTTCAG TTTGAGGCAGCATGGGCGCTTACAAACATTGCTTCTGGGACATCTGACAATACAAAAGTCGTGATTGACCATAATGCTGTTCCAATTTTTGTGAAGCTTCTTAGTTCCCCGAGTGACGATGTCCGTGAACAG GCAGTATGGGCACTAGGAAATGTTGCTGGTGACTCACCAAAATGTCGTGATCTTGTCCTTGGTTATGGAGCTTTAGCACCTTTGTTGGCACAATTTACTGATCAGGCAAAGCTATCTATGCTTCGGAATGCAACATGGACACTGTCTAATTTCTGCCGGGGAAAGCCACAGCCGCATTTTGACCAG GTGAAACCAGCTCTACCGGCTCTTACACATCTTATACATACTACTGATGAGGAAGTCCTCACGGACGCATGCTGGGCACTTTCATATTTATCTGATGGCACCAATGATAAAATCCAAGCTGTGATTGACTCTGGTGTTTGCCCTCGATTGGTTGAGCTGTTACT GCATCCTTCTCCATCTGTTTTGATTCCTGCTCTGCGCACTGTTGGTAATATTGTGACGGGTGATGATCTTCAAACTCAG GTTATCATTGAGAATAGGGCTCTTCAATGTCTGCTTAATTTgttgaaacaaaattttaagaaaagcATAAAAAAGGAAGCCTGTTGGACTATCTCAAACATCACTGCAGGAAATAGAGATCAAATTCAG GCTGTGATTGAGGCTGGTCTCATTGCCCCTCTTGTTGTTTTGCTTCAAACTGCTGAGTTtgagataaagaaagaagcTGCTTGGGCTATTTCAAATGCCACTTCTGGTGGAACTCATGACCAAATCaa GTTCTTGGTACAAGCGGGGTGTATAAAGCCACTCTGTGATCTACTGCTTTGTCCCGACCCAAGAATTGTCACAGTTTGCTTGGAAGGTCTTGAAAACATTTTGAAGGTTGGAGAAGCAGAGAAGAATCAAGGTAACTCCAGAGACGTGAATGTCTTTGCCCAGATGATTGATGATGCAGAGGGTCTGGAGAAGATTGAAAATCTTCAGAGTCATGATAATAATGAAATCTATGAGAAGGCTGTGAAGATACTTGAAACATATTGGTTGGAGGAAGACGATGAGCAGATAGGTTCTGGTGATGCTGCACAAGAGGGGTTCAATTTTGGAGGTGGTGATATTCCTGTTCCTTCTGGGGGTTTCAAGTTCGGTTGA